A genomic region of Ensifer adhaerens contains the following coding sequences:
- a CDS encoding cytochrome b, with amino-acid sequence MLRNDKAGFGWVTIVLHWTIAAIILSLLALGVIMRRLPIDPALQFSLYQWHKSLGFTALGLAAVRVLWHMVELRPKPPEGLSALEQRAGSLTHIVLMGLALAVPLAGWGVASTSTLNIPSFYFDWFVIPHLPMAKSAQAEDFWTLVHMTLAYLLLAFVTLHVLAALYHHFARRDDVLVRMLPAGSRRHKRSQAASADPVIAGRKKP; translated from the coding sequence ATGTTGCGCAATGACAAGGCCGGGTTTGGCTGGGTCACCATCGTTCTTCATTGGACGATTGCGGCGATCATCCTTAGCTTGCTTGCCCTCGGCGTCATCATGCGCCGGCTACCGATCGATCCGGCGCTTCAGTTTTCGCTGTACCAATGGCACAAATCGCTGGGCTTCACCGCGCTTGGCCTCGCGGCCGTCCGCGTGCTCTGGCACATGGTTGAGCTTCGTCCGAAACCGCCAGAAGGTCTAAGCGCACTCGAACAGCGCGCCGGCAGCCTCACCCATATCGTGCTCATGGGGCTCGCGCTCGCTGTCCCGCTTGCCGGCTGGGGGGTCGCATCGACCTCGACGCTGAACATCCCAAGCTTCTATTTCGACTGGTTCGTCATACCACATCTGCCGATGGCGAAATCGGCACAGGCCGAGGACTTCTGGACGCTCGTCCATATGACGCTCGCCTATCTGCTCCTCGCCTTCGTCACGCTTCACGTATTGGCCGCGCTCTACCACCACTTTGCGCGGCGGGACGACGTCCTCGTCCGCATGCTGCCAGCCGGTTCGCGCCGCCATAAACGCTCCCAAGCGGCGAGCGCCGATCCGGTCATCGCTGGAAGGAAGAAACCATGA
- the tpiA gene encoding triose-phosphate isomerase: protein MTPDIRPLVAGNWKMNGTRASLDQIKAMAEGVKGELSAKVETLICPPTTLLYVATALCDDSPLMIGAQDCHQKQSGAHTGDVSAEMIADCFGTHVIVGHSERRTDHAESDALVRAKTEAAHAADLVAVVCIGETGDERKAGKTLDVLKRQLAESLPDAATAENTVIAYEPVWAIGTGLTPTVADVEEAHAFMRKELVSRFADPGAKMRILYGGSVKPSNAKELMGVANVDGALIGGASLKAEDFLAIYRAYEELTA, encoded by the coding sequence ATGACGCCCGATATCCGCCCGCTCGTCGCCGGCAACTGGAAGATGAACGGAACCCGCGCCTCGCTGGACCAGATCAAGGCGATGGCCGAAGGGGTCAAGGGCGAACTTTCCGCCAAGGTCGAGACGCTGATCTGCCCGCCGACAACCCTGCTCTACGTGGCAACGGCGCTTTGCGACGACAGCCCGCTGATGATCGGCGCGCAGGATTGCCATCAGAAGCAGTCGGGCGCACACACCGGCGACGTTTCAGCCGAAATGATCGCCGATTGCTTCGGCACCCACGTCATAGTTGGTCACTCCGAGCGTCGTACCGACCACGCTGAAAGCGATGCGCTGGTTCGCGCGAAGACCGAAGCGGCCCATGCCGCCGATCTCGTGGCCGTCGTCTGCATCGGCGAAACCGGTGACGAGCGCAAGGCAGGCAAGACGCTGGACGTTCTGAAGCGCCAGCTCGCCGAGAGCCTGCCGGATGCCGCGACTGCCGAAAATACGGTCATTGCCTACGAGCCCGTCTGGGCGATCGGCACGGGCCTGACCCCGACGGTGGCCGACGTCGAGGAAGCTCATGCCTTCATGCGCAAGGAGCTCGTTTCGCGCTTTGCAGACCCTGGCGCCAAGATGCGCATCCTCTATGGCGGCTCGGTCAAGCCTTCCAATGCAAAGGAACTGATGGGTGTGGCCAATGTCGATGGCGCGCTGATCGGTGGTGCGAGCTTGAAAGCGGAAGACTTCCTCGCCATCTACCGGGCTTATGAAGAATTGACGGCCTGA
- a CDS encoding aspartate aminotransferase family protein: MLDRPNRIAVAAPSLDGGVARPELITVEQAKAMSIGDITTAFKEHLNPGQLHFMKLLGFHKVKIESAEGMFYTDQNGRQILDFFGGFGSLAFGHNHPRILDARLKFQDEKRHEIAIAFMSQYAAALAKNIAACSPGDLDMVFLGSSGSEAMEAAVKLAERAAGPKRPKVVYAENSFHGKTKGVLAITDGQLYRADFKVADNTVRVPFADIDAVENAFKSDPEIGVIVLETIQGGGGIIQAPAEYWHKLRALCDKYGVLWVADEVQCGFGRSGRFYAFEHYGVVPDVTALAKSLGAGKAAVGAMIARREVYMKAYGTPKTAMIHAMATFGGMGEACVTAIEGINVLYDEHLIDRAADSGDYLLERLQALKDKYPKIIKDVRGKGLMVGLEFQDFSQTLPMVLRPVVSMLDDKLKGSLSGFIGALLLRDYDVLVAFTEYNRNVIRLEPPLICERAHVDQFIAALDGLLGRGIVRIVKDFVGSQIG, encoded by the coding sequence ATGCTGGACAGACCGAACCGTATCGCCGTTGCCGCCCCTTCGCTAGATGGCGGCGTTGCAAGGCCGGAACTGATCACCGTCGAACAGGCCAAGGCCATGTCGATCGGCGACATCACGACGGCTTTCAAGGAGCACCTGAACCCCGGCCAACTCCACTTCATGAAGCTTCTCGGCTTCCACAAGGTGAAGATCGAGAGCGCCGAGGGTATGTTCTACACCGACCAGAACGGTCGCCAGATCCTCGATTTCTTCGGCGGCTTCGGCTCGCTCGCCTTTGGCCACAACCATCCGCGCATTCTTGATGCACGGCTGAAATTCCAGGACGAAAAGCGCCACGAGATCGCCATCGCCTTCATGTCGCAATACGCGGCGGCGCTCGCCAAGAACATCGCCGCCTGCTCGCCCGGCGACCTCGACATGGTCTTCCTCGGCTCGTCCGGTTCGGAAGCGATGGAGGCTGCGGTCAAGCTTGCCGAGCGTGCCGCCGGCCCGAAGCGGCCGAAGGTCGTCTATGCCGAGAATTCATTCCACGGCAAGACCAAGGGCGTGCTCGCCATCACCGACGGCCAGCTTTACCGCGCCGACTTCAAGGTGGCAGACAACACGGTGCGCGTGCCCTTCGCCGATATCGACGCGGTGGAGAACGCCTTTAAATCCGACCCGGAAATCGGCGTCATCGTCTTGGAAACCATCCAGGGCGGCGGCGGCATCATCCAGGCGCCGGCCGAATACTGGCACAAGCTGCGCGCGCTCTGCGACAAGTACGGCGTGCTTTGGGTCGCCGACGAAGTGCAGTGCGGTTTCGGCCGCTCCGGCCGCTTCTATGCCTTCGAGCACTACGGCGTTGTGCCTGACGTCACCGCGCTCGCCAAGTCGCTCGGTGCTGGCAAGGCGGCCGTCGGAGCGATGATCGCGCGCCGCGAAGTCTACATGAAGGCCTATGGCACGCCGAAGACCGCGATGATCCACGCGATGGCGACGTTTGGCGGCATGGGCGAGGCCTGCGTGACGGCGATCGAAGGTATCAACGTGCTCTACGACGAGCACCTGATCGACCGCGCCGCTGACAGTGGCGATTACCTGCTCGAGCGTCTGCAGGCGCTGAAGGACAAGTACCCGAAGATCATCAAGGACGTGCGCGGCAAGGGCTTGATGGTTGGTCTGGAGTTCCAGGACTTCAGCCAGACGTTGCCGATGGTCCTGCGTCCTGTTGTCTCGATGCTCGACGACAAGCTCAAGGGCTCGCTGTCCGGCTTCATCGGCGCGTTGCTTTTGCGCGACTACGACGTGCTGGTCGCCTTCACCGAATACAATCGCAACGTTATCCGGCTTGAGCCGCCGCTGATCTGCGAGCGCGCCCATGTCGACCAGTTCATCGCTGCCCTAGACGGCCTGCTCGGCCGCGGCATCGTGCGGATCGTCAAGGATTTCGTCGGAAGCCAGATCGGCTGA
- a CDS encoding GNAT family N-acetyltransferase, protein MSETVLPSDAEITLRRISALTVCDVCELSETLSDEQRNMVADNGTSIAEAHFSENAWFRAIYAEETLVGFIMLHEGSDWDDGIDCPGVYLWRFMIARPFQGKGFGKQAIALVVRDLKARGLHELYTSYGQGPGSPEGFYRGLGFVPTGEHYDDELEAVLKF, encoded by the coding sequence ATGAGTGAAACCGTATTGCCGTCTGATGCCGAAATTACCCTTCGGCGCATTTCAGCCCTGACCGTCTGCGACGTTTGCGAGCTCAGCGAAACGCTGAGCGACGAGCAACGCAACATGGTGGCGGACAACGGTACCTCGATCGCCGAGGCGCATTTTTCCGAGAACGCCTGGTTCCGCGCGATCTACGCGGAGGAAACGCTCGTCGGCTTCATCATGCTACACGAAGGATCCGACTGGGACGACGGTATCGATTGCCCCGGTGTCTACCTCTGGCGGTTCATGATCGCCCGCCCGTTCCAGGGCAAGGGGTTTGGCAAGCAGGCGATCGCCCTTGTCGTGCGCGACCTGAAAGCGCGTGGTCTTCACGAACTCTACACGAGTTACGGACAGGGCCCCGGCAGTCCCGAAGGATTTTATCGTGGCCTCGGCTTCGTGCCGACGGGCGAGCACTATGACGACGAGCTTGAGGCCGTACTGAAATTTTAA
- a CDS encoding CTP synthase: MTPMARYVFITGGVVSSLGKGIAAAALGALLQARGYRVRLRKLDPYLNVDPGTMSPTQHGEVFVTDDGAETDLDLGHYERFTGRSATKTDNITTGRIYKNIIDKERRGDYLGATVQVIPHVTNEIKNFVTEGNDDYDFVLCEIGGTVGDIEAMPFMEAIRQLGNDLPRGTAVYVHLTLMPYIPAAGELKTKPTQHSVKELQALGIHPDILLVRADREIPEAERRKLSLFCNVRQSAVIQALDVASIYDVPIAYHKEGLDNEVLAAFGIEPAPKPRMEAWERVADRIRTPEGEVTIAIVGKYTGLKDAYKSLIEALYHGGIANRVKVKLEWIESEVFEKEDPAPYLEKVHGILVPGGFGERGSEGKINAARFARERKVPYFGICFGMQMAVVEAARNLAGIEKASSTEFGPTKEPVVGLMTEWVKGNELEKRSASGNLGGTMRLGAYRASLKSNTKIAEIYGSTDIFERHRHRYEVNVDYKDRLESCGLVFSGMSPDGVLPETVEYPDHPWFIGVQYHPELKSRPLDPHPLFASFIEAALEQSRLV, translated from the coding sequence GTGACTCCCATGGCGCGATATGTATTCATCACTGGCGGCGTGGTTTCCTCCCTCGGAAAAGGCATCGCTGCAGCGGCTCTCGGAGCACTGCTGCAGGCGCGTGGCTACCGGGTGAGACTGCGCAAGCTCGACCCCTACCTCAACGTTGACCCGGGCACCATGAGCCCGACCCAGCACGGTGAGGTTTTCGTAACCGACGATGGCGCGGAGACCGATCTCGATCTCGGCCACTATGAACGCTTCACGGGGCGTTCGGCGACGAAAACCGACAACATCACCACGGGCCGGATCTACAAGAACATCATCGACAAGGAACGGCGCGGCGACTATCTCGGCGCAACCGTTCAGGTGATCCCGCACGTTACCAACGAAATCAAGAACTTCGTCACCGAAGGTAACGACGACTACGACTTCGTTCTCTGCGAAATCGGCGGCACGGTCGGCGATATCGAGGCGATGCCGTTCATGGAGGCGATCCGCCAGCTCGGCAACGACCTGCCGCGCGGCACCGCCGTCTACGTTCACCTGACGCTGATGCCGTATATTCCTGCGGCAGGCGAACTGAAGACCAAGCCGACGCAGCATTCGGTCAAGGAACTGCAGGCGCTTGGCATTCATCCCGATATCCTGCTCGTTCGCGCGGACCGCGAAATTCCGGAAGCCGAGCGCCGCAAGCTCTCGCTGTTCTGCAACGTCCGCCAGTCGGCGGTTATCCAGGCGCTCGACGTTGCCTCGATCTATGACGTTCCGATCGCTTACCACAAGGAAGGCCTCGACAACGAAGTGCTGGCAGCCTTCGGCATCGAGCCGGCGCCGAAGCCGCGCATGGAAGCCTGGGAACGCGTTGCAGATCGGATCCGTACGCCGGAAGGCGAAGTCACGATCGCGATCGTCGGCAAGTACACGGGTCTCAAGGATGCCTACAAGTCGCTGATTGAAGCGCTCTACCACGGTGGCATCGCCAACCGGGTGAAGGTCAAGCTCGAGTGGATCGAATCGGAAGTCTTCGAGAAGGAAGATCCCGCACCCTATCTCGAAAAGGTCCATGGCATCCTCGTTCCCGGCGGTTTCGGCGAGCGTGGCTCCGAGGGCAAGATCAACGCGGCGCGCTTTGCCCGCGAGCGCAAGGTGCCTTACTTCGGCATCTGCTTCGGCATGCAGATGGCGGTCGTGGAAGCTGCCCGCAATCTCGCCGGCATCGAGAAGGCGTCGTCCACCGAATTCGGCCCGACCAAGGAGCCGGTTGTCGGCCTCATGACTGAGTGGGTGAAGGGCAACGAACTCGAGAAGCGTTCGGCGTCCGGCAATCTCGGCGGTACCATGCGCCTCGGCGCCTACCGTGCGTCGCTCAAGAGCAACACGAAGATTGCCGAGATCTACGGTTCGACCGATATTTTCGAGCGTCACCGTCACCGCTATGAAGTCAATGTCGACTACAAGGATCGCCTGGAATCCTGCGGCCTCGTCTTCTCGGGCATGTCGCCGGACGGCGTGCTGCCGGAGACGGTCGAGTACCCGGATCATCCGTGGTTCATCGGCGTCCAGTACCATCCGGAGCTGAAGTCGCGCCCGCTCGACCCGCATCCGCTGTTTGCGAGCTTCATCGAAGCGGCGCTGGAACAGTCCCGTCTCGTCTAA
- a CDS encoding phosphatidate cytidylyltransferase produces MSAASLDMLKLLLGVGGILVLASSIGYVLKQKLSPDGSNGAIENLNARIKAWWAMVVLIAIAFVAGRVGVLLLFAFCSFAALREFITLINTRRGDHWAIAAAFFVVLPINYFLLWAEQYGIYSIFVPVYAFLLMPIVAVLRGDTRDFLLRISEVQWALMICVFCASHVPALLTLQIPGYDGRNVLLIAFLVIVVQSSDVLQYVWGKLFGRTKIAPTLSPSKTVEGFVGGVASATLIGASLWWITPFTPMQAAVMSLIITLMGFFGGLVMSAIKRDRGVKDWGHLIEGHGGLIDRLDSVVFSAPIFFHLTRYWWSLT; encoded by the coding sequence ATGAGCGCGGCAAGCCTGGACATGCTCAAACTGCTTCTCGGTGTCGGCGGCATTCTCGTGCTCGCGTCGAGCATCGGCTACGTGCTCAAGCAGAAGCTTTCGCCGGACGGATCGAACGGCGCAATCGAGAACCTCAACGCTCGCATCAAGGCGTGGTGGGCGATGGTGGTACTCATCGCTATCGCCTTCGTCGCCGGTCGGGTCGGCGTGCTCCTGCTCTTTGCCTTCTGCTCATTCGCGGCACTGCGCGAATTCATCACGCTCATAAATACGCGACGTGGCGACCACTGGGCGATCGCCGCCGCCTTCTTCGTCGTGCTGCCGATCAACTACTTCCTGCTGTGGGCCGAGCAATACGGCATCTATTCGATCTTCGTACCGGTCTATGCTTTCCTGCTGATGCCGATCGTCGCGGTTCTGCGCGGTGATACGCGTGATTTCCTTCTGCGGATCTCCGAGGTGCAATGGGCGCTGATGATCTGCGTCTTCTGCGCCTCGCACGTGCCGGCGTTGCTGACGTTGCAGATCCCGGGCTATGACGGTCGCAACGTTCTCTTGATCGCCTTCCTGGTCATCGTCGTTCAGTCTAGCGACGTGTTGCAATATGTCTGGGGCAAACTCTTCGGACGAACCAAGATCGCTCCGACCCTTTCGCCCTCGAAGACCGTCGAAGGCTTTGTCGGCGGGGTCGCAAGCGCCACCCTGATCGGCGCATCGCTCTGGTGGATTACGCCGTTTACGCCGATGCAAGCGGCTGTGATGTCGCTCATCATCACCTTGATGGGCTTCTTCGGCGGGCTCGTGATGTCGGCGATCAAGCGCGACCGCGGCGTCAAGGACTGGGGTCACCTGATCGAGGGCCATGGCGGACTGATCGACCGGCTGGATTCCGTCGTCTTTTCGGCGCCGATCTTCTTCCATCTGACGCGTTACTGGTGGTCACTGACATGA
- a CDS encoding YceI family protein, protein MTPRLQPSPRALALALLAAMSVSPSLAVGAAPDLADAAGNYGITSASRIHFTVAQAGGGGIVGDFGKFSGNFRIDRNDIDHSTVEFTLYPESVKTGEKRIEDFLKSSAVFDTANFSTVTFRSTNVKQTGPDTAAVEGTLTARGTSRKERFSVTLLDWNRGSIAFNIRGNIHRSPYGMDVGTPIYSNVVEFDMNIKGQRH, encoded by the coding sequence ATGACACCGCGCCTGCAACCATCACCCAGAGCACTTGCACTCGCCCTGCTTGCGGCCATGTCCGTCAGCCCATCGCTCGCTGTGGGCGCCGCACCCGACCTTGCGGATGCCGCCGGCAACTATGGCATTACGTCCGCTTCCCGCATCCACTTTACGGTGGCACAAGCAGGCGGTGGAGGGATCGTCGGCGACTTCGGCAAATTTTCCGGCAACTTCCGTATTGACCGCAACGATATCGACCACTCGACGGTCGAGTTCACGCTCTATCCGGAAAGCGTAAAAACGGGAGAGAAACGGATCGAGGATTTCCTGAAGTCGAGCGCCGTCTTCGACACCGCGAACTTCAGCACCGTCACCTTCCGGTCGACGAATGTGAAACAGACCGGCCCGGATACGGCCGCGGTCGAGGGAACGTTGACGGCACGCGGCACTTCGCGAAAGGAACGTTTTTCGGTGACGCTGCTTGACTGGAATCGCGGTTCGATTGCTTTCAACATCCGCGGCAACATCCACCGCTCACCCTACGGCATGGATGTCGGCACGCCGATCTACTCCAATGTCGTCGAATTTGACATGAACATCAAAGGGCAGAGGCACTAG
- the secG gene encoding preprotein translocase subunit SecG has product MQTVLLVIYLMVVVALIGVVLIQRSEGGGLGIGGGSGFMSARGTANALTRTTAILAALFFVLAIAMGILARYQPQATDILDRIPGTSSNGGGVLDSLGGGNTQAPAGGATQQQPATAPAAGNGAATGNGVPSAAPATSGEAPAGGATTETPANNNSGSQVPSGQ; this is encoded by the coding sequence ATGCAGACCGTACTACTCGTCATCTATCTCATGGTCGTCGTCGCCCTGATCGGCGTCGTACTCATTCAGCGCTCCGAAGGCGGCGGCCTCGGCATCGGCGGCGGCTCGGGCTTCATGTCCGCGCGTGGCACGGCCAATGCGCTGACCCGCACGACGGCAATCCTTGCCGCGCTGTTCTTCGTCCTCGCGATTGCCATGGGCATTCTGGCGCGCTACCAGCCGCAGGCAACCGATATCCTCGACCGGATCCCGGGCACCAGCTCGAACGGCGGCGGAGTTCTCGATTCGCTCGGCGGCGGCAACACCCAGGCCCCGGCCGGTGGCGCCACGCAGCAGCAGCCCGCAACTGCCCCGGCAGCCGGCAATGGCGCAGCGACCGGCAACGGCGTTCCCTCAGCCGCACCGGCAACATCCGGCGAAGCTCCGGCAGGCGGCGCAACGACTGAGACGCCCGCCAACAACAACTCGGGATCGCAAGTTCCCAGCGGCCAATAA
- a CDS encoding DUF418 domain-containing protein — protein MTTPDRIDDVDALRGFALLGILIVNTMAFASAFYGLELADPAFGGIADRTVHLVIALFFEMKFYLLFSFLFGYSFTLQMRSAEKSGEAFVPRLLRRQTGLWLIGIAHAVLLFHGDILTTYAVLGVVLLTLRNRSDAALFRLAKWLIILIAVAWGALGMLATLAPMPLDRSAILAAAEATKLAFRGDWQAIIGQHLTELSSVWVILGLLQAPCALAMFVLGLIAGRRKTLARPEENRALFQRLLRAGLWIGLPGAIVYAYASVELIDSPVAIIGLSIGLITGPFLTGAYVGGMMLFFGTTVGQRLRTLLAPAGRMALSNYLIQSLVAALIFHGYGLGVIGKVSPLATVLIALAIFTAQLFTSRWWMARYAYGPLEWVLRFITIWRAPQWRKPVEAR, from the coding sequence ATGACCACCCCGGATCGCATCGATGATGTCGACGCATTGCGCGGCTTCGCACTGCTCGGAATCCTTATCGTCAACACCATGGCTTTCGCCTCCGCGTTCTATGGACTGGAGCTCGCCGACCCCGCCTTCGGCGGCATCGCCGACCGCACCGTCCATCTCGTGATCGCGCTATTCTTCGAGATGAAGTTCTACCTCTTGTTCTCGTTCCTGTTCGGCTACAGCTTCACTCTGCAGATGCGCTCGGCGGAAAAATCCGGCGAAGCCTTCGTCCCCCGGCTCTTGCGACGGCAGACCGGCCTTTGGCTGATCGGTATTGCCCATGCGGTTCTGCTCTTCCATGGCGACATTCTCACCACCTATGCCGTGCTCGGTGTCGTACTGCTGACACTACGGAACCGAAGCGATGCCGCCCTCTTCCGCCTGGCGAAGTGGCTGATCATTCTCATTGCTGTAGCATGGGGTGCGCTCGGCATGCTCGCTACACTGGCGCCAATGCCGCTCGACCGGTCCGCGATCCTCGCTGCGGCCGAGGCGACTAAACTTGCCTTTCGAGGCGACTGGCAAGCTATCATCGGCCAGCACCTGACGGAACTCTCGTCAGTCTGGGTAATACTTGGCCTGCTGCAGGCGCCGTGTGCGCTTGCCATGTTCGTGCTCGGTCTGATCGCCGGGCGCCGCAAGACGCTGGCACGGCCGGAGGAAAACCGCGCACTCTTCCAACGGCTGCTTCGCGCTGGCCTGTGGATCGGACTGCCAGGCGCCATCGTCTATGCCTATGCCAGCGTCGAGCTGATCGATTCGCCTGTCGCCATCATCGGGCTTTCGATCGGTCTGATCACCGGCCCGTTCCTGACCGGCGCCTATGTCGGCGGCATGATGCTGTTCTTCGGAACGACAGTGGGGCAGCGCCTGCGCACCCTGCTGGCGCCCGCCGGCCGTATGGCGCTTTCCAACTACCTCATACAGTCACTGGTCGCGGCTCTGATCTTCCATGGCTACGGCCTTGGCGTCATCGGCAAAGTCTCGCCCTTGGCAACGGTGTTGATTGCGCTTGCCATCTTCACGGCCCAGCTTTTCACCAGCCGCTGGTGGATGGCGCGCTACGCTTACGGCCCGCTCGAATGGGTACTGCGCTTCATCACCATCTGGCGGGCGCCGCAATGGCGCAAGCCGGTCGAGGCGCGCTGA
- a CDS encoding CDP-alcohol phosphatidyltransferase family protein yields MTGTGDRRPLASRNTRWAQAIARRLASMNVTPNQISQASMLAAALAGLAFWLTGETQDGARVALFIAAALFCQGRLLCNLFDGMVAVEGGKGEADGPFWNEFPDRVADVFIFVGAGFGIGVPALGFAAATFAVLTAYVRELGRANGAPSDFSGPMAKQHRMATMTLAAVLSSLEGLWLGDGEILWAALLLISIGAALTALLRARRQIAWLRQNTSHKG; encoded by the coding sequence ATGACCGGGACCGGTGACCGCAGGCCACTCGCAAGCCGCAACACCCGCTGGGCGCAGGCGATCGCGCGGCGCCTGGCCTCGATGAACGTCACGCCCAACCAGATCTCGCAGGCCAGCATGCTGGCCGCGGCCTTGGCCGGGCTTGCCTTCTGGCTGACGGGGGAAACGCAGGATGGGGCAAGAGTCGCGCTGTTCATCGCTGCCGCCCTCTTCTGCCAGGGGCGCCTTCTCTGTAATCTCTTCGATGGCATGGTCGCCGTCGAGGGTGGCAAAGGCGAAGCCGATGGTCCTTTCTGGAACGAATTTCCGGACCGTGTCGCCGATGTCTTCATCTTCGTCGGCGCCGGCTTCGGGATCGGCGTGCCTGCCCTCGGTTTCGCTGCAGCTACTTTCGCCGTACTGACTGCCTATGTGCGCGAACTTGGCCGCGCCAATGGCGCTCCGAGCGATTTCTCCGGCCCGATGGCCAAGCAACACCGCATGGCGACAATGACGCTGGCTGCGGTTCTTTCGTCGCTTGAAGGCCTCTGGCTTGGCGACGGCGAAATCCTCTGGGCCGCGCTGCTGTTGATCTCGATCGGCGCTGCACTCACCGCACTCCTGCGTGCCCGCCGCCAAATCGCCTGGCTCCGACAGAACACCAGCCACAAAGGCTGA
- a CDS encoding bifunctional class I SAM-dependent methyltransferase/GNAT family N-acetyltransferase — MSNDLHEANRLSWNAATVAHNSHKGDQAAFFRAGGSTLYPEEIGLLGDMTGLDLLHLQCNSGQDSLSLARLGARVTGVDISDEAIAFATRLSEESGIAASFERADLFQWFDGARANGRRFDRVFASYGTICWLSDLGIWARGITDVLRPGGRFAFIEFHPFAMVFDPSWQPHYDYAPKEPVAEAGVGDYVADSGAGLAAAGYQQGVVGFTNPHPSFEFNWGIADVIQALIDAGLRIERLTEYPYSNGWVGFEGMRDLGGRRMAPPATMPSLPLMYAIAASKPGPETGGRAAAGTTPMTIRPWRPEEGDRLLAIWLAASRIGHPFLGEARLVEQQQVVRDTYLPMADNWVAEIDGKVVGFIGLIESFIGGLFVDPDIRGSGIGRALVEDAASRLGQLEVSVYADNQAAVDFYHRRGFVETTRKETDDEGLPFAVIDMVRNA; from the coding sequence ATGAGTAATGATCTACACGAGGCCAACCGCCTCTCCTGGAATGCTGCGACGGTTGCACACAACAGCCACAAGGGCGATCAGGCAGCCTTCTTTCGCGCCGGTGGCTCGACGCTCTATCCGGAAGAAATCGGGCTGCTCGGCGATATGACCGGGCTGGACCTCCTGCATCTTCAATGCAACTCCGGCCAGGACAGCCTGAGCCTTGCGCGTCTCGGCGCCAGGGTCACCGGCGTCGATATCTCGGACGAAGCGATCGCCTTTGCAACCCGGCTCTCCGAGGAAAGCGGGATAGCGGCCAGCTTCGAGCGCGCCGACCTGTTCCAGTGGTTCGACGGCGCTCGGGCGAACGGGCGTCGGTTCGACCGGGTCTTTGCGTCCTACGGCACCATCTGCTGGCTTTCGGATCTCGGCATCTGGGCGCGGGGCATAACCGACGTGCTGAGGCCGGGCGGTCGTTTCGCCTTCATCGAGTTCCATCCGTTCGCGATGGTTTTCGACCCGAGTTGGCAGCCGCACTATGACTATGCGCCGAAGGAACCGGTCGCAGAGGCTGGCGTCGGCGACTATGTCGCGGATTCCGGCGCTGGTCTTGCCGCTGCCGGCTATCAGCAGGGTGTGGTGGGCTTCACCAATCCCCATCCATCCTTCGAGTTCAACTGGGGGATTGCGGATGTTATCCAGGCGCTCATCGATGCCGGGCTCAGGATCGAGCGCTTGACGGAGTATCCCTACTCCAACGGCTGGGTCGGCTTCGAAGGCATGCGTGATCTCGGTGGCCGACGCATGGCGCCGCCTGCGACCATGCCAAGCCTGCCCTTGATGTATGCGATTGCGGCGTCGAAGCCAGGCCCGGAGACAGGAGGCAGGGCAGCGGCGGGCACCACGCCCATGACCATTCGGCCCTGGCGCCCGGAGGAGGGCGACCGGCTGCTCGCAATCTGGCTCGCCGCTTCGCGCATCGGTCATCCGTTTCTCGGAGAAGCCCGCCTTGTCGAGCAACAGCAGGTGGTGCGGGACACCTATTTGCCGATGGCCGACAACTGGGTCGCCGAGATCGACGGCAAGGTCGTGGGCTTCATCGGGCTGATCGAGAGCTTCATCGGCGGGCTGTTCGTCGATCCAGATATCCGCGGTTCGGGCATAGGTCGCGCCCTTGTCGAGGATGCGGCGTCCCGCCTCGGGCAGCTCGAAGTCAGCGTCTATGCGGACAATCAAGCTGCCGTCGACTTCTACCATCGCCGCGGTTTCGTCGAAACCACGCGCAAGGAGACTGACGACGAAGGATTGCCGTTTGCGGTGATCGACATGGTGCGCAACGCCTGA